The Micromonospora sp. Llam0 genome includes a window with the following:
- a CDS encoding thioesterase II family protein codes for MSRFVRPRPAGDATLRFIAFHHAGGSAAGYHPLARELPPDWEVLLLDLPGRGRRYAEPPLRAMTAVVDEATRAVSPHADQPYVLFGHSMGAVVAVEVGRRLSTLGAAPLWVGVSGRAAPTTPTPLVPGLGRLGDLADAELLEVLLGLGGTPHRLLELPEMREQFLRVARADLQAVDSYRPEPDRPPLPCPLTVFSGLTDSWAPLDCLPAWQVETAHQLRQCFFPGGHFYFHGAAYPHLAREIRTEVTAVRGTAEQRHEFFTVGR; via the coding sequence ATGAGCCGGTTCGTCCGGCCCCGCCCGGCCGGTGACGCCACCTTGCGCTTCATCGCCTTCCACCACGCCGGTGGATCCGCCGCCGGCTACCACCCGTTGGCCAGGGAACTGCCGCCGGACTGGGAGGTGCTGCTGCTGGACCTGCCGGGGCGCGGCCGACGGTACGCCGAACCGCCGCTGCGGGCGATGACCGCCGTCGTCGACGAGGCGACCCGAGCGGTGTCACCACACGCCGATCAGCCGTACGTGCTGTTCGGGCACAGCATGGGTGCGGTCGTCGCGGTCGAGGTCGGGCGCCGGTTGTCGACGCTCGGCGCGGCACCGCTGTGGGTGGGGGTGTCCGGGCGGGCGGCCCCGACGACGCCGACCCCGCTGGTGCCCGGTCTCGGTCGGCTCGGCGACCTGGCGGACGCCGAGCTGCTGGAGGTCCTGCTGGGCCTCGGTGGCACGCCGCACCGGCTGCTCGAGCTGCCGGAGATGCGGGAGCAGTTTCTGCGGGTCGCGCGTGCCGATCTGCAGGCGGTCGACTCGTACCGGCCCGAGCCGGACCGCCCGCCGCTGCCCTGCCCGCTGACCGTGTTCAGCGGGTTGACCGACTCCTGGGCACCGCTGGACTGCCTGCCGGCCTGGCAGGTGGAGACCGCGCACCAGCTGCGTCAGTGCTTCTTCCCGGGTGGGCACTTCTACTTCCACGGCGCGGCGTACCCGCACCTCGCCCGGGAGATCCGTACCGAGGTGACGGCCGTGCGGGGCACGGCCGAGCAACGGCATGAGTTCTTCACGGTCGGCAGGTGA
- a CDS encoding LuxR C-terminal-related transcriptional regulator — translation MQTCPLRVLLAEDVHMVRGALVALLELQPDIQVVAQVERGDAILPAALTHRPDVAIIDVNLPGIDGLSAAMLVHDQLPSCRTLILTGIDRPGMLRRSLEAGVTGLMLKHAPPASLAEAVREVAAGRRVVDSQIALAALNERSTSPLSPREIEILKLTANGHSAKEIAAMLYLSAGTVRNHLTSIATKLDARTRVDAVRIARDAGWIL, via the coding sequence ATGCAGACGTGCCCGTTGCGGGTCCTACTGGCTGAGGACGTCCACATGGTCCGTGGGGCGCTGGTCGCCCTGCTCGAACTGCAACCGGACATCCAGGTTGTCGCCCAGGTCGAGCGGGGCGACGCGATCCTGCCGGCCGCGCTGACCCACCGTCCGGACGTGGCGATCATCGACGTCAACCTGCCCGGGATCGACGGCCTCTCGGCGGCGATGCTGGTGCACGACCAGCTTCCGAGCTGCCGAACGCTGATCCTCACCGGCATCGACCGACCGGGGATGCTGCGGCGCAGCCTGGAAGCAGGGGTGACCGGTCTGATGCTCAAGCACGCCCCACCCGCCAGTCTCGCCGAAGCGGTACGCGAGGTCGCCGCCGGCCGACGGGTGGTCGACTCGCAGATCGCCCTCGCCGCGTTGAACGAGCGGTCCACGAGCCCGCTCTCGCCCCGGGAGATCGAGATCCTCAAGCTGACGGCGAACGGGCACTCGGCGAAGGAGATCGCCGCGATGCTCTATCTCTCGGCCGGGACCGTCCGTAACCATCTGACTTCTATCGCCACCAAACTCGATGCCCGTACCCGGGTCGACGCGGTACGGATCGCCCGGGACGCCGGCTGGATTCTCTGA
- the sbnA gene encoding 2,3-diaminopropionate biosynthesis protein SbnA: MLGCIGDTPLVELNGLLRDIPARVFAKLELANPGGSIKDRTALNMLLHKIHAAELVPNRSVVIESSSGNLAIGIAQVCRYFGLRFICVVDAKTTAQNIAILRAFQAEIEIIDRPDPATGEYLPERIRRVRELLTEHPEGYWPNQYANPLNPAAHHRTMQEIIAALPAPPDFIFCATSTCGTLTGVLDYVREQALATRVVAVDAVGSAIFGDESRHRLIPGHGASARPPLLAATGTYPVVHVSDLDCVVGCRRLMAREAILAGGSSGGVISALERFRDRIPAGATCVLVFPDRGERYLNTIYSDQWVQQNFGDVSHLWKESGIAAAGRH; encoded by the coding sequence ATTCTCGGATGTATCGGGGATACGCCGCTGGTCGAGCTGAACGGCCTGCTGCGGGACATTCCGGCGCGGGTGTTCGCGAAACTGGAGCTGGCGAATCCGGGTGGCAGCATCAAGGACCGCACCGCACTGAACATGCTGCTCCACAAGATTCACGCGGCGGAGCTGGTGCCGAACCGTTCGGTGGTCATCGAATCCAGCTCCGGCAACCTGGCGATCGGCATCGCCCAGGTCTGCCGCTACTTCGGGCTGCGCTTCATCTGCGTGGTCGACGCCAAGACGACCGCGCAGAACATCGCCATCCTCCGGGCGTTCCAGGCCGAGATCGAGATCATCGACCGGCCCGACCCGGCCACCGGCGAGTACCTGCCGGAACGCATCCGCCGGGTCCGCGAGCTGCTGACCGAGCATCCGGAAGGCTACTGGCCGAACCAGTACGCCAACCCGCTCAACCCGGCCGCGCACCACCGGACGATGCAGGAGATCATCGCCGCCCTGCCGGCCCCGCCGGACTTCATCTTCTGCGCCACCAGCACCTGCGGCACGTTGACCGGGGTTCTCGACTACGTCCGGGAGCAGGCACTGGCCACCCGGGTGGTCGCGGTCGACGCGGTCGGCAGCGCGATCTTCGGTGACGAGAGCCGGCACCGGCTGATCCCGGGCCACGGCGCGTCGGCCCGACCGCCGCTGCTGGCCGCCACCGGGACGTACCCGGTGGTGCACGTCTCCGACCTCGACTGCGTCGTCGGCTGTCGGCGGCTGATGGCCCGGGAGGCGATTCTCGCCGGCGGTTCCTCCGGCGGGGTCATCTCGGCGTTGGAACGGTTCCGCGACCGCATTCCGGCCGGCGCGACCTGCGTTCTCGTCTTTCCCGACCGCGGGGAGCGATACCTCAACACCATCTATTCCGACCAGTGGGTTCAACAGAACTTCGGCGACGTGTCACACCTGTGGAAAGAGTCCGGGATCGCCGCCGCCGGCCGGCACTGA
- a CDS encoding ketoacyl-ACP synthase III family protein: MRWDNIYLAGTGLYLPEQQYTAEQAVADGVYDASAAETNGIRAVRVANDDEAGVVMAAAAGRQAMSRSGHDPQDIDLVLHGYVSHQGREMWSPAHYVQQETVGGGPSVTIEMRQGCNGLLAALELGASHLAARPDTTAALLTAGDAFRLPYIDRWKSDDQTIFGDAGSALVLSKRQGFARLLATASTTEPSLEPLYRGGGPWTWAPFDTGKPVDLTARKDEWLMRYEDAYDDALELVNQKLTSVLDQAVTEAGTSVTEADWFVHANLIQPIVEWGFHKSLGLDPARTTYEWGRDLGHMGNSDQIGGINHLVETNQPKSGDKLITVGAGIGFMWTVAVLEFV; encoded by the coding sequence GTGCGTTGGGACAACATCTATCTGGCCGGCACCGGGCTGTACCTGCCGGAGCAGCAGTACACCGCGGAGCAGGCGGTCGCCGACGGCGTCTATGACGCCTCGGCCGCGGAGACCAACGGCATCCGGGCGGTACGGGTGGCCAACGACGACGAGGCCGGCGTGGTGATGGCCGCCGCAGCCGGGCGGCAGGCCATGTCCCGCTCCGGTCACGACCCGCAGGACATCGACCTGGTGCTGCACGGGTACGTGTCGCACCAGGGCCGGGAGATGTGGAGCCCGGCCCACTACGTCCAGCAGGAGACGGTCGGGGGCGGGCCCTCGGTCACCATCGAGATGCGACAGGGCTGCAACGGACTGCTCGCCGCGCTGGAGCTCGGCGCGTCCCACCTGGCCGCCCGGCCGGACACCACCGCCGCACTGCTGACCGCCGGGGACGCGTTCCGGCTGCCGTACATCGACCGGTGGAAGAGCGACGACCAGACGATTTTCGGCGACGCGGGCAGCGCCCTGGTGCTGTCCAAGCGGCAGGGCTTCGCCCGGCTGCTGGCGACGGCGAGTACCACCGAGCCGAGCCTGGAGCCGCTGTACCGGGGCGGTGGGCCGTGGACCTGGGCGCCGTTCGACACCGGCAAGCCGGTCGACCTGACCGCGCGCAAGGACGAGTGGCTGATGCGCTACGAGGACGCCTACGACGACGCCCTCGAGTTGGTCAACCAGAAGCTGACCAGTGTGCTCGACCAGGCAGTGACCGAGGCGGGGACCAGCGTCACCGAAGCCGACTGGTTCGTGCACGCCAACCTGATCCAGCCGATCGTCGAGTGGGGCTTCCACAAGTCACTCGGCCTCGACCCGGCCCGGACGACCTACGAGTGGGGGCGCGACCTCGGACACATGGGCAACAGCGACCAGATCGGCGGGATCAACCACCTGGTCGAGACCAACCAGCCGAAGTCCGGCGACAAGCTGATCACCGTGGGCGCCGGCATCGGATTCATGTGGACGGTGGCGGTGCTGGAGTTCGTCTGA
- a CDS encoding type I polyketide synthase — protein METTDLRTLVEEQLRLSHRLRARIRELEAERAAPLAVVGTALRFPGGVTTPEQYWELLTGPASGLRDIPADRPGLRSVHHPEVGRPGHSYVDRAGFLTDVAGFDPDFFGISQREAESLDPQQRLLLETSWEALERAGVAVRRADRLDAGVFVGLMAAEYGERFTATDPDRLDPYFGTGGGHCFAAGRISYALGLRGPAVTLDTACSSSLVALHSAARSLRSGECRYALVGGANLIFSPRLMVSLCQSRALAPDGRSKPFTAAADGYGRGEGVATVVLMRLADAVAEGRPVLAVVRGSAVNHDGASSGLTVPNGPAQQEVIRAALRDAGADPAEVSYVEAHGTGTALGDPIEVAALDAVYGRPRSDAQPRLLVSSVKARLGHLEAAAGLAGLIKLVLMLRHGRIVADVPEADGPLNPLVSWADGRIEIPRRAADWSGAGRIAGISAFGLSGTNAHVIVQAPDPARPSDPTAQPGRPELLVLSARSPQALQALAASVGTYLFRSDPAGLSSVCHTLRAGRAPLAYRLAVTGTSARDLARKVSLAVDAAPEPAGPLSGPALVLHPAASDALVKGVAAIASELPLLTDEDRAPELDPAGWLTGALDLLGVPMVVRDPDADAAGPGAGHVHPALLDLGDQRVALVPADPDRATAVFLDALAALFRAGADLRMDRLRAPDARFVGDLPTYPFQRRRCWVPEPVAPSPSARATGAAAPPDEVSSLPQDAAGPAADAAGLAPDAADQAAVESFLRAELAEVLKATGELDLRLTFAELGGDSFTAMLFLSRVQECYQLDGSTAELAVDEPLAALLAGLARDVASAAVRG, from the coding sequence GTGGAGACAACAGACCTGCGTACGCTTGTCGAAGAGCAACTGCGACTGTCGCACCGGCTGCGGGCGAGGATCCGCGAGCTGGAAGCCGAGCGCGCGGCGCCCCTGGCCGTCGTCGGGACGGCGCTGCGCTTCCCCGGCGGCGTGACCACCCCCGAGCAGTACTGGGAGTTGCTCACCGGCCCGGCGTCCGGGCTGCGGGACATCCCGGCCGACCGGCCGGGCCTGCGCTCGGTGCACCACCCCGAGGTGGGCCGCCCCGGCCACTCCTACGTGGACCGGGCGGGCTTCCTGACCGACGTGGCCGGGTTCGACCCGGACTTCTTCGGCATTTCCCAGCGGGAGGCCGAGTCACTGGACCCGCAGCAGCGTCTGCTGCTGGAGACCTCGTGGGAGGCGCTGGAACGGGCCGGCGTCGCGGTCCGCCGGGCGGACCGGCTGGACGCCGGCGTCTTCGTCGGACTGATGGCCGCCGAGTACGGCGAACGGTTCACCGCCACCGACCCGGACCGGCTCGACCCGTACTTCGGCACCGGCGGCGGGCACTGCTTCGCCGCCGGCCGGATCAGCTACGCGCTGGGACTGCGCGGCCCGGCGGTCACCCTCGACACCGCGTGCTCGTCGTCGCTGGTGGCGCTGCACTCCGCGGCCCGCAGCCTACGGTCGGGAGAGTGCCGGTACGCGCTGGTCGGCGGGGCGAATTTGATCTTCTCGCCGAGGTTGATGGTGTCGCTGTGCCAGAGCCGGGCGCTCGCCCCGGACGGCAGGTCCAAGCCGTTCACCGCCGCCGCCGACGGCTACGGTCGCGGCGAGGGGGTCGCCACGGTGGTGCTGATGCGGTTGGCCGACGCGGTCGCCGAGGGCCGGCCGGTGCTGGCGGTGGTGCGTGGCAGCGCGGTCAACCACGACGGCGCCTCGTCCGGCCTGACCGTGCCGAACGGTCCGGCCCAGCAGGAGGTGATCCGGGCCGCGCTGCGTGACGCCGGGGCCGATCCGGCCGAGGTGAGCTACGTCGAGGCGCACGGCACCGGCACCGCGTTGGGCGACCCGATCGAGGTCGCCGCGCTCGACGCGGTGTACGGCCGGCCGCGGTCCGACGCCCAGCCCCGGCTGCTGGTGAGCAGCGTCAAGGCCCGGCTGGGTCACCTGGAGGCGGCCGCCGGCCTGGCCGGGCTGATCAAACTGGTGCTGATGCTGCGTCACGGGCGGATCGTGGCCGACGTGCCGGAGGCCGACGGGCCGCTGAACCCGCTCGTGTCGTGGGCGGACGGCCGGATCGAGATACCGCGCCGGGCGGCCGACTGGTCCGGCGCCGGGCGGATCGCCGGGATCAGCGCGTTCGGGCTGAGCGGCACCAACGCGCACGTGATCGTCCAGGCACCGGACCCGGCCCGGCCGTCGGACCCGACCGCCCAGCCGGGTCGACCGGAGCTGCTGGTGCTGTCCGCCCGCAGCCCGCAGGCGCTGCAGGCGCTCGCCGCCTCGGTCGGCACCTACCTCTTTCGCAGCGATCCGGCCGGGCTGTCCTCGGTCTGCCACACGCTGCGCGCCGGGCGGGCGCCACTGGCGTACCGGCTGGCGGTGACCGGGACGTCGGCGCGTGACCTCGCCCGCAAGGTCAGTCTGGCTGTCGACGCCGCGCCGGAGCCGGCCGGTCCGCTGTCCGGCCCGGCCCTGGTGCTGCACCCCGCGGCCTCGGACGCGTTGGTCAAGGGGGTCGCGGCGATCGCCTCGGAGCTGCCGCTGCTGACCGACGAGGACCGGGCACCGGAGCTCGACCCGGCCGGTTGGCTGACCGGGGCGCTGGACCTGCTCGGCGTACCGATGGTCGTCCGGGATCCGGACGCGGACGCTGCCGGCCCCGGGGCCGGCCATGTCCACCCTGCTCTGCTTGACCTCGGCGACCAGCGGGTGGCGCTGGTGCCGGCCGATCCGGACCGGGCGACCGCCGTGTTCCTCGATGCGCTGGCGGCGTTGTTCCGGGCCGGTGCCGACCTGCGGATGGACCGGCTGCGGGCACCGGACGCCCGGTTCGTCGGGGACCTGCCGACCTATCCGTTCCAGCGACGCCGCTGCTGGGTGCCGGAGCCGGTGGCACCGTCGCCATCCGCGCGCGCCACTGGGGCCGCCGCACCGCCGGACGAAGTCAGCTCGCTGCCCCAGGACGCCGCCGGGCCGGCTGCGGACGCCGCCGGGCTGGCCCCGGATGCGGCCGATCAGGCCGCGGTGGAGAGCTTCCTGCGTGCGGAGTTGGCCGAGGTGCTGAAGGCGACCGGCGAGTTGGACCTGCGGCTGACCTTCGCCGAGCTGGGCGGCGACTCGTTCACCGCGATGCTGTTCCTCAGCCGGGTGCAGGAGTGCTACCAGCTCGACGGGTCCACCGCCGAGCTCGCCGTGGACGAGCCACTGGCGGCGCTGCTCGCCGGCCTGGCCCGGGACGTCGCCAGCGCGGCGGTACGGGGATGA
- a CDS encoding AfsR/SARP family transcriptional regulator: protein MRINLLGPLQATIDQTSIVPSAAKPCQILALLALNGDRLVTKSAIFEELWENNPPHSATTTLHTYIHQLRRQISRATAGDPSGDSRGVLVTERGGYSLRMSGGITDVQEFQRLGRAGSAAFERRDYHAASSRLGDALALWRAPMLSDIQFGPQLAMHALSLGDLRLAALDRRIEADLRLGRHLEVLGELRALTAQHPLNESFAAHYMTALYLSGDVGTALGEFRRIRTLLVAELGVEPARRLHELQQVILSGGVPLAGRDLVGAA from the coding sequence ATGCGAATCAACCTGCTCGGACCATTGCAGGCGACAATTGACCAGACGTCGATCGTGCCGTCTGCGGCCAAACCGTGCCAGATTCTGGCATTGCTGGCCCTGAACGGCGACCGGCTGGTCACCAAATCCGCGATCTTTGAGGAACTCTGGGAGAACAACCCGCCACACAGCGCCACGACCACCCTGCATACCTACATCCACCAGCTCCGGCGGCAGATCAGCCGGGCGACGGCCGGCGACCCGTCGGGCGATTCCCGTGGCGTTCTGGTGACCGAACGTGGCGGCTATTCGCTGCGAATGTCCGGCGGCATCACCGACGTGCAGGAGTTCCAACGGTTGGGCCGGGCCGGCAGTGCGGCCTTCGAGCGGCGTGACTACCACGCCGCGAGCAGCCGGCTCGGCGACGCCCTCGCGCTGTGGCGGGCGCCGATGCTGTCGGACATCCAGTTCGGACCGCAGCTGGCCATGCACGCGCTGTCCCTCGGCGACCTGCGGCTCGCCGCTCTGGACCGGCGGATCGAGGCCGACCTGCGGCTGGGCCGGCACCTGGAGGTGCTGGGGGAGCTGCGTGCCCTCACCGCCCAACATCCGCTCAACGAGAGCTTCGCCGCCCACTACATGACGGCGCTCTACCTGTCCGGTGACGTCGGTACGGCGCTCGGGGAGTTCCGCCGGATCCGTACGCTGCTCGTCGCCGAGCTGGGTGTCGAGCCGGCGCGTCGGCTGCACGAACTGCAGCAGGTGATCCTCAGCGGAGGCGTTCCGCTGGCGGGGCGTGACCTGGTCGGCGCGGCGTAG
- a CDS encoding MFS transporter: MTSQEQKAAAPVGASGGPVPDSRRWLVLVVVSVGQLMIALDTTVASVMGPELQRDLGLSPIGLQWVFNNYIILFGGLLLLGGRLNDVIGRRRMFLGSLALFTAGSLLAAMAQTDDQILIARAIQGLAAAGLSPACLSILVVSFRDPAERAKAFGVWGAVIGVGAGLGTLLGGAIVDVNWRLAFYINVPIAVVLTIGALWLIRGGAPTGPRPRADILGGLTGTLGLGTLVFGIVSVTDHGWTDIRTLAAFLVAAVMLPAFIAIEHRAEAPLLPLRLFKLRGVVAGSLGEFFTAGLMIPCFMLLPIYMQTILGYSPLETGLAYLPTTLAMMIVAGPLSKAIPKIGAQIPYVVGTVLLAVMLVLLMRTPTSGSYWTIMLPITTLLGVGLVLCLIPTPTVGTSMATEDDAGTTSAVLNVATQVGGALALAISASVLQGRLTDLAEQGQVGPEALNEALHLGIATLFVWVGLSLLTGLIGFRGLPAAPPPAAGSSPDGSAADGADAPADTGDGAGTTGPAGGSDAKPVAAPAAS, from the coding sequence ATGACAAGCCAGGAACAGAAGGCCGCTGCGCCGGTCGGAGCGTCCGGCGGGCCCGTCCCCGACAGCCGGCGCTGGCTGGTGCTGGTCGTCGTCTCGGTCGGGCAGCTGATGATCGCGCTCGACACCACCGTGGCCAGCGTGATGGGCCCGGAGCTGCAGCGCGACCTCGGGTTGTCCCCGATCGGGCTGCAGTGGGTCTTCAACAACTACATCATCTTGTTCGGCGGTCTGCTGCTGCTCGGTGGCCGACTCAACGACGTGATCGGTCGGCGCCGGATGTTCCTCGGCAGCCTCGCCCTGTTCACCGCAGGGTCGCTGCTCGCCGCGATGGCGCAGACCGACGACCAGATCCTGATCGCCCGGGCCATCCAGGGTCTGGCCGCCGCCGGCCTCTCCCCCGCCTGCCTGAGCATCCTGGTCGTCTCCTTCCGGGACCCGGCCGAGCGGGCCAAGGCGTTCGGCGTCTGGGGCGCGGTCATCGGCGTCGGTGCCGGGCTGGGCACCCTGCTCGGTGGTGCCATCGTCGACGTCAACTGGCGGCTGGCGTTCTACATCAACGTCCCGATCGCGGTGGTGCTCACCATCGGCGCGCTGTGGCTGATCCGTGGTGGCGCGCCGACCGGCCCACGTCCCAGGGCCGACATCCTCGGTGGACTCACCGGCACCCTGGGACTCGGTACGTTGGTCTTCGGCATCGTCAGCGTCACCGACCACGGCTGGACCGACATCCGTACCCTGGCGGCGTTCCTGGTCGCGGCCGTCATGTTGCCGGCGTTCATCGCCATCGAGCACCGGGCGGAGGCACCGCTGCTGCCGCTGCGGTTGTTCAAACTGCGCGGCGTGGTCGCCGGCAGCCTGGGTGAGTTCTTCACCGCGGGTCTGATGATCCCGTGCTTCATGCTGCTGCCGATCTACATGCAGACGATCCTCGGCTACTCGCCGCTGGAGACCGGGCTCGCGTACCTGCCGACGACCCTCGCGATGATGATCGTGGCCGGTCCGCTGTCCAAGGCGATCCCGAAGATCGGCGCGCAGATCCCGTACGTCGTCGGCACCGTGCTGCTGGCCGTCATGCTGGTCCTGCTGATGCGCACCCCGACCAGCGGGTCCTACTGGACGATCATGCTGCCGATCACCACGCTGCTCGGCGTCGGCCTGGTCCTCTGCCTGATCCCGACCCCGACGGTCGGGACCTCGATGGCCACCGAGGACGACGCCGGCACCACGTCGGCCGTGCTGAACGTCGCCACCCAGGTGGGCGGGGCGCTGGCCCTGGCCATCTCCGCGTCCGTGCTGCAGGGCCGGCTCACCGACCTCGCCGAGCAGGGCCAGGTCGGGCCGGAGGCGCTCAACGAGGCGCTGCACCTCGGCATCGCCACCCTGTTCGTCTGGGTCGGGCTGAGCCTGTTGACCGGTCTGATCGGCTTCCGCGGTCTGCCGGCCGCACCGCCGCCGGCCGCCGGCAGCTCCCCCGACGGGTCTGCCGCCGACGGTGCCGACGCGCCGGCCGATACCGGCGACGGCGCCGGCACGACGGGCCCGGCCGGCGGCAGCGACGCCAAGCCGGTCGCGGCACCCGCCGCGTCCTGA
- a CDS encoding siderophore-interacting protein, with amino-acid sequence MATAQRQAPNQHVLTVESTEWLTPHLVRVVLAGPSLAGFNCDGHTDAYVKLLFVDPTLGLEPPYDLAALRTTLPAGQRPVTRTYTVRWLDRATRRLAIDFVTHGDAGVAAVWAAKATPGDRLVLSGPGGAYVPDPAVGWHVFAGDLSALPAIAASLRALPEHARGVAHLEITDPADIIDLEHPAQVTVNWLVNTDDGDTVFLARAMEDWPWPPAADSPGAVQVFAHGERESIKAVRKVLQARGIPRAAISISGYWARGRTEDVFQAEKREPVGRID; translated from the coding sequence ATGGCGACGGCACAGCGGCAGGCACCGAATCAGCACGTACTCACGGTCGAGTCCACCGAGTGGCTGACGCCGCACCTGGTACGGGTGGTCCTCGCCGGGCCGTCGCTGGCCGGATTCAACTGCGACGGCCACACCGACGCGTACGTGAAACTGCTGTTCGTCGACCCGACACTCGGGCTGGAGCCGCCCTACGACCTCGCCGCCCTGCGAACCACCCTGCCGGCCGGGCAACGGCCGGTGACCCGTACCTACACGGTCCGCTGGCTCGACCGGGCCACCCGGCGGCTGGCGATCGACTTCGTGACCCACGGCGACGCCGGGGTGGCGGCGGTGTGGGCGGCCAAGGCCACGCCGGGCGACCGGCTGGTGCTGTCGGGCCCCGGCGGCGCGTACGTGCCCGACCCGGCGGTCGGCTGGCACGTGTTCGCCGGGGACCTGTCCGCGTTGCCAGCGATCGCCGCGTCCCTGCGGGCACTGCCGGAGCACGCGCGCGGCGTCGCGCACCTCGAGATCACCGATCCGGCCGACATCATCGACCTCGAACACCCCGCCCAGGTGACGGTGAACTGGCTGGTCAACACCGACGACGGCGACACGGTGTTCCTCGCCCGCGCGATGGAGGACTGGCCCTGGCCGCCCGCCGCGGACTCCCCCGGCGCCGTTCAGGTCTTCGCGCACGGCGAGCGTGAGTCGATCAAGGCCGTCCGCAAGGTGCTTCAGGCACGGGGCATCCCCCGCGCGGCGATCTCGATATCCGGCTACTGGGCCCGCGGCCGCACCGAGGACGTGTTCCAGGCCGAGAAGCGCGAGCCGGTCGGCCGGATCGACTGA
- a CDS encoding TauD/TfdA family dioxygenase — MLVTALPGQSLPAVIEPDNDLSILDVIKENRAEIRSLITRTGAAMFRGFEVGGVDGLHDVVRALSGAPLDYTERTSPRSSLSGNVFTSTDYPPTEEIFLHNECSYQAQWPMKVFFYCLQPAETQGATPFADVREVYRHIDPAVAEEFIRRKWMYVRNFSEMGGSWQYFYDTDDRSQVERYCGSQGIDVEWVGTDGLRTRAVREPVHPHPVTGEPVWFNHATFFHISSLPQIYQEEMLEMYGEENLPTNSYYGDGARIPDDVMKHLQKAYRAALTRFDWQADDLVVIDNMLTAHGREPFTGGRRIAIAMAEASDAPVEP, encoded by the coding sequence ATGTTGGTAACCGCACTGCCGGGGCAGAGCCTCCCCGCAGTCATCGAACCGGACAACGACCTGTCGATTCTCGACGTCATCAAGGAGAACCGGGCGGAGATCCGTTCGCTCATCACCCGTACCGGGGCGGCGATGTTCCGCGGTTTCGAGGTGGGTGGCGTCGACGGGTTGCACGACGTGGTCCGGGCGCTGTCCGGCGCTCCGCTGGACTACACCGAGCGCACGTCACCACGCAGCAGCCTCTCCGGCAACGTCTTCACCTCGACCGACTACCCGCCGACCGAGGAGATCTTCCTGCACAACGAGTGCTCCTACCAGGCGCAGTGGCCGATGAAGGTGTTCTTCTACTGCCTGCAGCCGGCCGAGACCCAGGGCGCCACCCCGTTCGCCGATGTCCGTGAGGTCTACCGCCACATCGACCCGGCGGTGGCCGAGGAGTTCATCCGGCGCAAGTGGATGTACGTGCGCAACTTCAGTGAGATGGGCGGCAGCTGGCAGTACTTCTACGACACCGATGACCGGTCGCAGGTCGAGCGGTACTGCGGCAGCCAGGGCATCGACGTCGAGTGGGTCGGCACCGACGGGCTGCGTACCCGGGCGGTCCGCGAGCCCGTGCACCCGCACCCGGTGACCGGCGAACCGGTCTGGTTCAACCACGCCACGTTCTTCCACATCAGCAGCCTGCCGCAGATCTACCAGGAGGAGATGCTGGAGATGTACGGCGAGGAGAACCTGCCGACGAACAGCTACTACGGCGACGGCGCGCGGATCCCCGACGACGTGATGAAGCACCTGCAGAAGGCGTACCGCGCAGCGCTGACCCGGTTCGACTGGCAGGCCGACGACCTGGTGGTGATCGACAACATGCTCACCGCGCACGGTCGGGAGCCGTTCACCGGCGGCCGCCGCATCGCCATCGCGATGGCGGAGGCCTCCGACGCGCCGGTCGAGCCGTAG
- a CDS encoding TetR/AcrR family transcriptional regulator has translation MASARALRERVRKELTDEIVEIAKAQLADRGAENLSLRAIARDLGMVSSAVYRYFPSRDDLLTALVTDGYNSVGTAVEQADEAAAADDFAGRWRSVGQALRSWAIEHPHEYALLYGSPVRGYHAPETTLQAAMRDKVVLGRIISDAHRAGVLRTPPTAQTTPESLGGDLERVRSAVLPAVPDEAVTAALAAWSGLFGMLNLELFGHFNNIIDDRAALFDQALTRLAELAGLPT, from the coding sequence TTGGCTTCCGCACGCGCGCTGCGGGAACGCGTCCGCAAGGAACTGACCGACGAGATCGTCGAGATCGCCAAGGCGCAGCTCGCCGACCGGGGAGCCGAGAACCTCTCCCTGCGGGCGATCGCCCGAGACCTCGGCATGGTCTCCTCAGCGGTCTACCGCTACTTCCCGAGCCGTGACGACCTGCTGACCGCGCTGGTCACCGACGGCTACAACTCCGTCGGCACCGCCGTCGAGCAGGCCGACGAGGCGGCGGCGGCCGACGACTTCGCGGGCCGGTGGCGGTCGGTCGGGCAGGCGCTGCGCAGCTGGGCGATCGAGCACCCGCACGAGTACGCACTCCTCTACGGGTCACCGGTACGCGGCTACCACGCCCCGGAGACCACACTGCAGGCGGCGATGCGGGACAAGGTGGTGCTCGGCCGGATCATCAGCGACGCGCACCGAGCCGGAGTGCTGCGTACCCCGCCGACCGCGCAAACCACGCCCGAGTCGCTCGGCGGTGATCTCGAACGGGTGCGGTCGGCCGTGCTGCCGGCCGTGCCCGACGAGGCCGTGACCGCCGCGCTGGCCGCGTGGAGCGGGCTGTTCGGGATGCTCAACCTGGAGCTGTTCGGCCATTTCAACAACATCATCGACGACCGGGCAGCCCTGTTCGACCAGGCCCTGACCCGCCTGGCCGAGCTGGCCGGACTGCCGACCTGA